tttaaaattagcatttttatcaagcttgtatgtttatgttcagtaatttcaatttaattggtcattttcattgccattagcGTGAAATAATTGAACATAAAtatacgagcttgataaaaatgctcattttagaagagaTTTTCAGATGCCACTTAggggcttttgcatctgaagtctttgtAGTACTTTTTTGTAGTAGTATCAATGGTATTTTAAGCAGAAActgtttggggttttttttgtgcaaaaaccaTTTCAATTTTTAATGGGTATCTTGCCAACGTATTAACTTTAAGGGGGTTGATGCAATTGtccatatgaaaacaaaaaaaaagtaaaaatatcaGTACTATATATTTGCATGTTGGCTGTTAAAATATGAGAGATATGCTTCAACTATCCCTGTATCTTTATCACTTGCTAGACTTTAGACTAAGTAAGATGGCGATTGCCATAGCCAGCATTAACCCCACAGTGAACTCCTTCAACCTGCCCAGTTTCACATCCTCATAGTTCTCCTTCTCCTTTCTGAGAATCTCTTCTCTGCGCTGCCGGAGCTGCTTCTCTCTCTGAAGCTGTTCTCCATAGTGTGATCTGATGAAGGTATCAAAGTCGAAGATCTTCTGCTGGGCGGATCCAACGGAGGGGGAGTGTCGGGCTCTGGTCTGCTGTCCTGACGCTGAACTCTCTCTGCTAGTGGGTTTGCTGGATCCCAGCAGGTCTGCTTGACTCAGGATCCCTCGATCGTATTTCCTCCTCAGAGCTTTATTACCCAGGACGTGGTAAGACTCACTGATCTGAGAGAACCTGAACGTGGCCTCCTCGCTCCCTGCGTTCTTGTCCGGGTGATATATGAAGGACTGCTTATAGTAAGCAGTCTTGATTTGTGCATGGGTGGCTGATGGAGAAACTCCCAAAATGTCATAATATGCAGACTTGGATTTGTATAGTGGCTCAGCTGGACTGCCGTTATTCTGTGTGCCACTGTAAGCTCTAGTGAAAGACATAAACTGAGCATTTGCAAGTCCATAGAGAGTCTTTTTATGGAGTTTTCCATGCATTCCCCAACACAAGCTCTTCCAGGACGGTACGTGCACTGGAGATGCCTTAGACTTCAATCCACGGCGGTCATTCCATTTACTAATATTTCCAGAACGGTAGTCCAACGGCACTTTCAGGCTGTGTGCATCTCCACCAGCACCCGTGAAGAGTCTGTTTACATTCCCTTCTGCAGTCTCCAGACCTGCCGGGCTCGTTTCACACAGTCCTTTAGCAGCTCTGACACGGTCATTACGAATCTCACAGAGCTGTATTGAATTTGTTAAAGCTGCAGCATAAGCTGCCTGTGAGACGGGTTTACAGTTTTTATCCAAAAGCGGGAGATTTTGAGGTTTTAAAAGCTTGTAAGCTTCTCTCCCGATCCGCTGTGTGACCTCCGCCATTGCGCAGAGATCACCTAAAACAACCGTCATCTGTTTCCGAGAAGTGACCAATTAGATTTGTCCTTCTTTGTGGGTTGAGTGAAATTTGGCCAATGCCGTGCGAGAAGAATATTTCGATGTAAGAGATTGGTGGGACGTTCAGGTTGTTGTTGCGTAATGGACTATACATGCTACAATTcaactttaaaaattaaacatggtTTTTGTTAatcatatatacattttatttatttatttatctaaatatatataggtCAAAGTATCAGGATATAAAGTGGACAATTACTCAGTGGACAACCTATCAGTAGGCTATTATTACTTGAAATGAATcgctaaaatatgtttttagataattttacatttaatgttaGCCTACTGGAAATACAGTTATTTCAGGTTCTCTGTGGACATGAGAAAATGACTGTAGTCCAATAAATTAAAGTGatttaaatgagtaaaatttaaattaaggGCCCTAATAAAATTCtgtttaacattataaatgttattaaatgtattgGGGACACATGCATAAGAACTTTTATTTATCCGGGTAATGCACTGCTTcctaaatttaattcaatttgcatttatttgtatagcgctttttacaatacatattgcttcaaagcagctttagcTACAGAAAATGCACGTGTCTACATTAGGCTACAATTTAGAGTGATCTGTTATCACATGTGACTGTGTCCAAGTAATGTATTTCAGAATGTACATGCAGTTAGCTAACATCATGTATTAGTTTTAGGCAGAAACAATGAGCTCATTGAAGTAATTATGtattatatgtgaataaaggcctaaattaaatctgttcatcatataaagtgatcgagtctcttcagaaaatctcttatgaactttttgaagcatcaaagtggtagctGCATAggaaggacagaaagctctcagatttcatcaaaaagatcttcatttgtgttccgaagatgaacgaaagtctttgGAACGACCTGAGGgtctacactgcaaaaaatgctgttcttacttagtttttgtcttgtttctagtcaaaatatcttaaagatATCTTATCTATCTTAATATCatttttcttgacaagtaaaaatgattttcttgttttcaggaaaaataagttagttcagaaaaaattaaaaacaaaataatcttatttcaaaccaaaaataagatatataatcttgttttcagtttggattaagattatttttcttaccccattggtagattattttgcttgctttaaaggtgccctagaaccagtttttacaagatgtaatataagtctaaggtgtcctctgaacgtgtctgtgaagtttcagctcaaaataccccatagattttttaaattatttttttttatctgcctattttggggcataattagaaatgcgccgattcagcgcttggcccctttaaatcgcacgctccctgccccccgagctctcgaccataatacagtgcatttacaaagttcacacagctaatataaccctcaaatggatctttacaagatgttcgtcgtgaatactgcatgcatgcgtcagatcatgtgagtatagtatttattttgatgtttacgtttgattctgaatgagtttgaggctatgctccgtggctaatgctaacattacacactgttggagagatttatagagaatgaagttgtgtttatgaattatacagactgcaagtgtttaaaaatgaaaatagtgacagctctcttgtctctgtgaatacagtaagaaacgatggtaactttaaacacatttaacagtactttagcaacatgctaacaaaacatttagaaagacaattcacaaatatcactaaaaatatcatgtaatcatggatcatgtcagttattattgctccatctgccattttttgctattgttcttgcttagAACAATAAGaataagtaagaacagcatttttttcagtgtatcaCTTTAAACTGGGATAATGTAGCCCTGAACATCATCataaaggctattccagagtttaggagccaaatgCGAAActctctccctcctttagtggacttggACATCATAGTTACTACCAAAAGTCCAGATTTTTCTGACCTCAAAGAGCATGATGGATAAATACTAAAACTATTCTGGaatcagttcattcataaaCATGAATACAATTCATTACATAtattgtgtgtgcgtgcgtgtgtatgtgttttatatatataacaaatttCAGCTCTGCCCTACATAAAAGTGATGCCTGATTAACTACGTGTACACAAGTTACGCATGTCTGTAAATCTCTATTTATGTTTACGCCTGTAGCGGAGTACACAGCCAAAAACATTCCAGGCGTGCTCTGTCACCTACGCAATTTGCGTACGTGCTTTACCGAGCACAAGAGCAGTCTCGCATCCACCTGATCAGCCTGTAGACCACACCTCTCGCACGGGGTGTGCTGTGCTACCCTGCCGTCCTCCTGTACACGGACCTGGACATCATAACAATCGTTGACAGTCTACTGTGGGCCTTTGTCTAAACTATTATCAACCCTGCTGTGGTGTGTGCATGCAGCATAATGGAGCAGGCGAAACAAACGGAGAACCGCCTCCGCTTTCCTTTAGCGCAGCAGCTCCGCTTCAAATGGCAACATCACGGGTGAGGAGGTTCGCGCAGGAGGGGCGGACGGTCCCTCCTCAGCCGAGAGTGATGGTGGTGTTTTCGGCTGCGAGTGACACTGAAAAACAGGGAGATGCGATGTCAGGCGCGGACAACGAGGAAGAGGAGTATCGCAAACCAGCCGTACCCGTTCCTAATCTTAATCTAGGGAAGTCCCTTCGCACCTTAGACGCACCTGAGGAGGTAAGTCCCCGAGGTTTAAAGAGGATGtgctattattatcatcatcaccgAGTAGTTTGTTGTACTGTAAGTGTGATTTCTAGATCCAGCTTTAAAATGTCTACGCTTGTCTGGGTTTTCCCCCaatgtgatttttttccccctccaaAAATAATCTGGAGGAACTGTGTAGTTTTCCAGCGTTTAATCATAACCGTTTCCATAGGCAACAGATGTATTGAGCGTGTTTTCTTCCCGATTACTGCAATCTGATTGGTCCTTCATCCCAGTGGGGCGGGTGAACGCTGCCTTTGATTGGTTCACGTCACATGTCAATCAAATCATATCCTCTGGATTAAACTAATCATGTCTTGCAGACTTCTGTTAAACCCAGAGTGACCTGTCAAGATGTGTATTATGATTAGTCCAACACCTTTGTTTATCATTGCCAAAGGGTTTTAAGGAAATTTAAACGTTTAACAGCATTCAACTTAGTGCATAATGCTTCAAAATTTCAGAAAATGCTAAAGATATACATCTCAGTTCTGGGGCAAAACGATTAACGTACTTTCATTAGTGTACATACATTATTATCTGTTTTTGAAAGGAAacaagtaaagacatttataatcttacacaaaatttatatttaaaataaattctgttcttttgaactttctatttataaaagcatcctgaaaaaaaaaaatagcacagttttcacaaaaaaatattaagcagcacaactgttttcaacattgataatagcgtttcttgacactgaagactggagaaatgtcttctgaaaattcagctttgccatcacaggaataagttacattctaaaagttattaaaataaaaataatttaaaattgtaattctATTGCACattattttaactgtatttaaTCCAGCCTtgatctttcaaaaacattaaaacctTCTTACATTCTTCCTACATTCAGACTAATACAAAAAGATATTTCTGTTTCTTCTCTCTACCCAGTTTCCTGAGGTCATCCCCCTAAATGTAGGAGGAACATATTTCACCACCCGGCTGTCCACTCTGCGCCGTTATGAGGACACTATGCTGGCTGCCATGTTTAGTGGTCGCCACCAAATTCCCCGGGATGCAGAGGGACGATATTTCATCGACCGTGACGgagcatattttgggttagtGTTTAGATTAGTCATTGTCTGATAATGGTTGGTGCCTAGAACCCAAAAATACAAAGCAAACATTATGATTATCTGAATttagcttttgtttttattatttcatcaGTGGATTACTTAAATAACTGCTCGATATCCAGTTTAAAATCGCATGGTTATTAGAAGTgcttatatatacacacttctCTGGCTTTAGGGATATTCTGAATTTCTTGCGAGAGGGTGAGCTGCCTCAGAGGGACCGTGTGCGTGCGGTGCACAGAGAAGCTCAGTATTACGCTCTCGGGCCTCTTTTGGAAAGCCTGGAAGACACGCAGCCACTTACCGGAGAGAAAGTGCGACAGGCTTTTCTTGATCTCTTGCCATAttataaaggtaaaataaaaataattagggGTGTAGCAATACACTCATGTCACGATTCGGTTCGATACACGATGATGATCTCACGATACGGTACTCTCACGATACTCTGAACAAAGCCAGAGTTGAAAAAGTATCTTTTAGAATTATTACTTGTAACATACGgtaaactatggaagcttgtttccgccacttaataaaaaaaataaaaaacgtaattgcgactttttatctcattttattttttaataaaataagttataaagttataaagtcagaattgcatgatgtaaagtcagaattgtttgtatctcgcaattctgatgtttttcgcgcaattgcgagtttttatcacttctgataaattctgactttataacttgcaattctgactttatatcacacaattctgactataattcgcaattgcacattataaagtcagaattgtgagagataaaCTCACTATTGCGAGTTTTaacaattacagttttttcagaattgtgagtttatcttgcaattttgactttataacacaattttgattatatcaagcaattttgactttataactcacaattctgactatatattacgcaattctgactatatattacgtaattctgactttatatcacgcaattttgactttatagctcacaattttgactatatattatgcaattctgacgTTTTTCTCACAATTGGGAGTTTTTATCACTTCtgataaattctgactttatatcatgcaattctgactttatatcacacaattttgacttcataactcacaattttgactttatatcacgcaattctgagaaaaatgtcaaaattgtgagagataaactcacaattgcgagttataacaattacaattttctcagaattgtgagtttatcttgcaattttgactttataacacatttttgattatatcaagcaa
The nucleotide sequence above comes from Chanodichthys erythropterus isolate Z2021 chromosome 10, ASM2448905v1, whole genome shotgun sequence. Encoded proteins:
- the LOC137028688 gene encoding uncharacterized protein codes for the protein MTVVLGDLCAMAEVTQRIGREAYKLLKPQNLPLLDKNCKPVSQAAYAAALTNSIQLCEIRNDRVRAAKGLCETSPAGLETAEGNVNRLFTGAGGDAHSLKVPLDYRSGNISKWNDRRGLKSKASPVHVPSWKSLCWGMHGKLHKKTLYGLANAQFMSFTRAYSGTQNNGSPAEPLYKSKSAYYDILGVSPSATHAQIKTAYYKQSFIYHPDKNAGSEEATFRFSQISESYHVLGNKALRRKYDRGILSQADLLGSSKPTSRESSASGQQTRARHSPSVGSAQQKIFDFDTFIRSHYGEQLQREKQLRQRREEILRKEKENYEDVKLGRLKEFTVGLMLAMAIAILLSLKSSK
- the kctd7 gene encoding BTB/POZ domain-containing protein KCTD7, with protein sequence MQHNGAGETNGEPPPLSFSAAAPLQMATSRVRRFAQEGRTVPPQPRVMVVFSAASDTEKQGDAMSGADNEEEEYRKPAVPVPNLNLGKSLRTLDAPEEFPEVIPLNVGGTYFTTRLSTLRRYEDTMLAAMFSGRHQIPRDAEGRYFIDRDGAYFGDILNFLREGELPQRDRVRAVHREAQYYALGPLLESLEDTQPLTGEKVRQAFLDLLPYYKDNLERIVEIAKLRAMQRKARFAKLKICVYKEEMPITPYERPLFNSLRFERSESEAKLFEHHCEVDVSFGPWEAVADVYDLLHCIVSDLADRGISADQQCIGVCDKHLINHYYCKRPIYEFKITWW